A genome region from Streptomyces sp. S4.7 includes the following:
- a CDS encoding chorismate-binding protein — translation MPDLPPLARFGDLVATDLRDVTRDPEALDSTGFWAVAMDFEGRPTCARFGDVRREPVPVPVPGRWQGPEAGDWTSSLDRAAYLSGVRRVRELIAAGEVYQANLCRVLTAALPDPDACDVDALTALLARGNPAPYAGTIRLPAHGVEIATASPELYLRRTGRTVESGPIKGTGRTAADLLEKDHAENVMIVDLVRNDLGRVCATGSVTVPALCAVEPHPGLVHLVSTVRGELAEGAGWPALLAATFPPGSVTGAPKSSALKIIQALETAPRGPYCGAIGWVDADRGTAELAVGIRTFWIERDPPHGPVVRFGTGAGITWGSDPEREWRETELKASRLLAVASGVYEATGRTG, via the coding sequence GTGCCCGACCTCCCTCCGCTCGCCCGCTTCGGTGACCTCGTCGCCACCGATCTGCGCGATGTCACCCGTGACCCGGAAGCCCTGGACTCCACCGGCTTCTGGGCCGTCGCCATGGACTTCGAGGGCCGTCCGACCTGCGCCCGGTTCGGCGACGTGCGCCGCGAACCGGTTCCCGTGCCGGTGCCGGGGCGGTGGCAGGGCCCCGAGGCGGGCGACTGGACGTCGTCGCTCGACCGCGCCGCGTACCTCTCCGGCGTACGGCGCGTCCGCGAACTCATCGCCGCCGGCGAGGTCTACCAGGCCAACCTCTGCCGCGTCCTCACGGCCGCGCTGCCCGACCCGGACGCCTGCGACGTCGACGCGCTGACCGCACTCCTGGCGCGCGGCAACCCCGCCCCGTACGCCGGCACGATCCGGCTGCCCGCCCACGGCGTGGAGATCGCCACCGCGTCCCCGGAGCTCTATCTCCGGCGCACCGGCCGCACCGTGGAGTCCGGGCCCATCAAGGGCACCGGCCGCACCGCCGCCGACCTGCTGGAGAAGGACCACGCCGAGAACGTGATGATCGTGGACCTGGTCCGCAACGACCTCGGCCGCGTCTGCGCCACCGGATCGGTGACCGTGCCCGCCCTCTGCGCCGTCGAGCCCCACCCCGGACTCGTCCATCTCGTGTCGACGGTGCGCGGCGAACTCGCCGAGGGCGCGGGCTGGCCCGCACTGCTGGCCGCGACCTTCCCGCCCGGATCGGTCACCGGCGCGCCGAAATCCAGCGCGCTGAAGATCATCCAGGCGCTGGAGACCGCCCCTCGTGGACCGTACTGCGGCGCGATCGGCTGGGTCGACGCCGACCGCGGGACGGCCGAACTCGCCGTCGGGATAAGGACGTTCTGGATCGAGCGGGACCCGCCGCACGGACCCGTCGTCCGGTTCGGCACCGGCGCGGGCATCACCTGGGGATCCGACCCCGAGCGGGAGTGGCGGGAGACGGAACTCAAGGCATCGCGCCTGCTGGCGGTAGCGTCGGGAGTGTACGAGGCGACGGGAAGGACGGGCTAG
- a CDS encoding TIGR02611 family protein, with product MHAESDGRGDVVVPTAEKSAGELTAELAERELGSRAPGFIRSSKPLHVSWQVGVFVVGLAVVVAGAAMLVLPGPGWLVIFGGMAIWATEFVWAQLVLRWTRRKVTEAAQKALDPKVRRRNIILTTVGLVIIAVLVGIYLWEFGLAMPWKIDA from the coding sequence ATGCATGCGGAGAGTGACGGACGGGGGGATGTCGTCGTGCCGACGGCAGAGAAATCCGCTGGAGAATTGACCGCGGAGCTGGCGGAGCGTGAGCTGGGTTCACGCGCTCCGGGCTTTATCAGGAGTTCGAAGCCGCTTCATGTGAGCTGGCAGGTCGGGGTATTCGTCGTCGGCCTCGCGGTGGTCGTGGCGGGTGCGGCGATGCTGGTGCTGCCGGGCCCCGGCTGGCTGGTGATCTTCGGCGGTATGGCGATCTGGGCGACGGAATTCGTCTGGGCGCAACTGGTGCTCAGGTGGACGCGGCGCAAGGTCACCGAAGCGGCGCAGAAAGCGCTCGATCCCAAGGTCCGGCGGCGCAACATCATCCTCACCACGGTCGGTCTGGTGATCATCGCGGTGCTGGTCGGCATTTACCTCTGGGAGTTCGGATTGGCCATGCCCTGGAAGATCGACGCGTGA
- a CDS encoding aminodeoxychorismate lyase has translation MMIWVNGGLRADDAARVSVLDHGLTVGDGIFETVKTVHGRPFALTRHLDRLTRSARGLGLPDPDHDEVRAACAAVLDANPVDMGRLRITYTGGLSPLGSDRGDAGPTLVVAVGETRRRPDTTAVITVPWTRNERGAVTGLKTTSYAENVVALAAAREQGASEALFANTVGDLCEGTGSNVFVVLDGRLHTPPVSSGCLAGITRALTVEWTGAHETRLPFDALERAEEIFVTSSLRDVQAVHRVDSRELPGAPGPVTAKAMRVFEERAAGDIDP, from the coding sequence ATGATGATCTGGGTCAACGGCGGACTGCGGGCGGATGACGCCGCGCGGGTCTCCGTGCTCGACCACGGGCTGACCGTGGGTGACGGAATCTTCGAGACGGTGAAGACCGTCCATGGGCGGCCCTTCGCGCTCACCCGGCATCTGGACCGGCTCACCCGCTCGGCGCGGGGTCTCGGACTGCCCGACCCCGACCACGACGAGGTGCGCGCGGCCTGCGCCGCCGTCCTGGACGCCAACCCGGTGGACATGGGCCGGCTGCGGATCACGTACACCGGCGGTCTGTCGCCGCTCGGCTCCGACCGCGGCGACGCCGGCCCCACCCTGGTCGTGGCCGTCGGGGAGACACGGCGCCGCCCCGACACCACCGCGGTGATCACCGTCCCCTGGACGCGCAACGAACGCGGCGCGGTGACCGGGCTCAAGACCACGTCCTACGCCGAGAACGTCGTCGCCCTCGCCGCCGCGCGTGAACAGGGCGCCTCCGAGGCGCTGTTCGCCAACACGGTCGGGGACCTGTGCGAGGGCACGGGCTCCAACGTCTTCGTCGTGCTCGACGGCCGGCTCCACACCCCGCCCGTCTCCTCGGGCTGTCTGGCCGGCATCACCAGGGCGCTGACCGTGGAGTGGACCGGCGCGCACGAGACCCGGCTGCCGTTCGACGCGCTGGAGCGTGCCGAGGAGATCTTCGTGACGTCGTCACTGCGCGACGTGCAGGCCGTCCACCGCGTCGACAGCCGTGAGCTGCCCGGCGCGCCGGGTCCGGTCACGGCGAAGGCCATGCGCGTCTTCGAGGAGCGCGCGGCGGGCGACATCGATCCGTAG
- a CDS encoding exonuclease domain-containing protein, with protein sequence MTHWYEGPLAAFDIATTGFDAEEDRIVSAALVVQDISGARARVTRWLVNPGVPVPVGATELHGLTDALVQRSGRWPAPVIEEVGRALAEQCAAGRPLVVMNAPLCLTLLDREMGRHRNSSMARYLENAPLCVLDPSVLDRHLDPVRKGRRQLVDLCSLYGVVLDGEHEAVAEAVAALEVVRSVGRRFATTTQQLTVAQLHGRQAVWHAAQARGRQDRFARGGERAAADPAWPLRPQVPAVA encoded by the coding sequence ATGACGCACTGGTACGAGGGCCCGCTGGCCGCCTTCGACATAGCGACGACAGGCTTCGACGCCGAGGAGGACCGGATCGTGTCGGCCGCCCTCGTCGTCCAGGACATCTCGGGCGCCCGCGCCCGGGTCACCCGCTGGCTGGTCAATCCGGGGGTCCCGGTGCCGGTCGGGGCGACCGAACTGCACGGTCTCACCGACGCGTTGGTGCAGCGCTCGGGCCGCTGGCCGGCCCCGGTGATAGAGGAGGTCGGCCGGGCGCTGGCCGAGCAGTGCGCGGCCGGCCGGCCGCTCGTGGTGATGAACGCGCCGTTGTGTCTGACGCTCCTGGACCGCGAGATGGGGCGCCACCGCAACTCCTCCATGGCGCGTTATCTGGAGAACGCCCCGCTCTGCGTGCTGGATCCGAGTGTGCTGGACCGCCATCTCGACCCCGTCCGCAAGGGCCGGCGGCAACTGGTCGATCTCTGTTCGCTGTACGGGGTGGTGCTGGACGGCGAGCACGAGGCCGTGGCCGAAGCGGTGGCGGCCCTCGAAGTGGTGCGGTCGGTGGGGCGCCGGTTCGCCACCACGACACAGCAGCTCACCGTGGCCCAGCTGCACGGGCGGCAGGCAGTCTGGCACGCGGCGCAGGCGCGCGGCCGGCAGGACCGGTTCGCCCGCGGCGGCGAGCGGGCGGCAGCCGATCCGGCGTGGCCGCTGCGACCCCAAGTACCCGCGGTGGCCTGA
- a CDS encoding SRPBCC family protein: MDRYHYRFRSVWELDAAPDVVFGVLERAGEYPDWWPQVREVTPVDERTGTARFRSVIPYDLHVRARERRNDPRARVLEIEMTGDLEGWARWTLSARGGGTHALYEQEVDVNKPLLRRLAVAGRPFFVANHALMMRAGRRGLRKVLARRHTV, translated from the coding sequence ATGGACAGGTATCACTACCGCTTCCGCAGTGTCTGGGAACTCGACGCGGCCCCGGACGTCGTGTTCGGTGTCCTGGAGCGGGCCGGCGAGTACCCCGACTGGTGGCCCCAGGTCCGGGAGGTCACCCCGGTCGACGAGCGCACCGGGACCGCCCGGTTCCGGTCCGTTATCCCGTACGACCTCCACGTCCGCGCCCGCGAGAGAAGGAACGATCCGCGCGCCCGCGTCCTGGAGATCGAGATGACCGGCGACCTCGAAGGCTGGGCGCGGTGGACGCTGAGCGCCCGGGGCGGCGGCACACACGCCCTGTACGAGCAGGAGGTCGACGTCAACAAGCCGCTCCTGCGGCGTCTCGCGGTGGCCGGGCGGCCCTTCTTCGTCGCCAATCACGCGCTGATGATGCGGGCCGGGCGGCGGGGGCTGCGGAAGGTGCTCGCACGCCGTCATACGGTTTGA
- a CDS encoding CGNR zinc finger domain-containing protein produces the protein MQIPHDTRNALGTVVSLVNTVPEAGGSDGLADVEALYDFARTHRVSGVGELGPRDLRAVREVRTHLADVFAAPGPREASELINRLVAAAGTTPQLTDHDGYDWHVHYFAPDASVADHLAADCGMALAFIVVAGEQERLRRCEAPDCGHAFVDLSRNRSRRYCDSRTCGNRLHVAAYRARRKEAAG, from the coding sequence GTGCAGATCCCCCACGACACCCGCAACGCCCTTGGGACCGTCGTCAGTCTCGTGAACACGGTCCCCGAGGCCGGCGGCTCGGACGGGCTCGCCGATGTCGAGGCCCTGTACGACTTCGCACGGACCCACCGCGTGAGCGGCGTGGGAGAACTCGGCCCCCGCGATCTGCGGGCCGTACGGGAGGTACGTACGCACCTCGCCGACGTGTTCGCCGCGCCCGGCCCCCGGGAGGCCTCCGAGCTGATCAACCGGCTGGTCGCCGCCGCGGGCACGACCCCGCAGCTGACGGATCACGACGGCTACGACTGGCACGTGCACTACTTCGCCCCGGACGCGTCGGTGGCCGACCATCTCGCCGCCGACTGCGGCATGGCGCTGGCGTTCATCGTGGTGGCGGGCGAACAGGAGCGGCTGCGGCGCTGCGAGGCGCCGGACTGCGGGCACGCCTTCGTCGACCTGTCGCGCAACCGCTCCCGCCGTTACTGCGACAGCCGCACCTGCGGCAACAGGCTCCACGTGGCCGCCTACCGGGCACGCCGCAAGGAAGCGGCCGGCTGA
- a CDS encoding DsbA family protein has protein sequence MSDSPTAGPVVLDVWCELQCADCHTALADLRALRARYGDRLDVRLRHFPLDKHRHAFAAAQAAEEAVEQGQGWAYAEAVLARHAELADRGEPLLLDVARRLGLDDEEFDTALIDGRHTLIVDADQAEGKAIGVTGTPTYVIGGERLDGGKSQDGLRERVEEIADRLLAEV, from the coding sequence ATGAGTGACTCCCCCACCGCCGGCCCCGTCGTCCTCGACGTCTGGTGCGAGCTCCAGTGCGCCGACTGCCACACCGCGCTGGCCGACCTGCGCGCGCTGCGGGCGCGCTACGGAGACCGGCTGGACGTACGGCTGCGGCACTTCCCGCTGGACAAGCACCGGCACGCCTTCGCCGCCGCGCAGGCGGCCGAGGAGGCGGTGGAGCAGGGCCAGGGCTGGGCGTACGCGGAGGCAGTGCTGGCCCGCCACGCGGAGCTGGCCGACCGGGGCGAACCGCTGCTGCTGGATGTCGCCCGCCGACTCGGCCTGGACGACGAGGAGTTCGACACCGCGCTCATCGACGGCCGGCACACCCTGATCGTCGACGCCGACCAGGCCGAGGGCAAGGCGATCGGTGTGACCGGCACCCCGACATATGTCATCGGCGGCGAGCGGCTCGACGGCGGCAAGAGCCAGGACGGGCTGCGCGAGCGCGTCGAGGAGATCGCCGACCGGCTGCTCGCCGAGGTCTGA
- a CDS encoding GNAT family N-acetyltransferase has protein sequence MTTTLRPTGPLQKTDDGMASRDYEVCDNSRSVGRIELGMDGAFGTPAGVLRRLRIDEADRRRGRGTIAVLAAEEVLRGWGCGQVVASVPAEAGGALLLLETLGHTERSRNMLKELDREPPVLPAGLVGRGMERAEYALWAERSFEGFRQSWTDRGLPEEQARAKAESSRRQLLPDGLASPGTSIDVLVHDGEVVGHVWVGTRELSPGAVVAFVYDVEVPEERRGKGYGRALMLHAERIADGMGSGALGLHVFAGNAPAIGLYESLGYVTTHRNLFKTLL, from the coding sequence ATGACCACGACTCTGCGGCCGACCGGGCCGCTTCAGAAGACCGACGACGGTATGGCGTCACGCGACTACGAGGTGTGTGACAACAGCCGGTCCGTCGGTCGGATCGAGCTCGGCATGGACGGCGCCTTCGGTACGCCGGCGGGTGTGCTGCGCCGGCTGCGGATCGACGAGGCGGACCGCCGCCGCGGTCGCGGCACGATCGCCGTCCTGGCCGCCGAGGAGGTCCTGCGCGGCTGGGGCTGCGGCCAGGTGGTCGCCTCCGTCCCCGCCGAGGCCGGGGGCGCGCTGCTGCTGCTGGAGACCCTGGGGCACACCGAGCGCAGCAGGAACATGCTCAAGGAGCTGGACCGGGAGCCGCCGGTCCTGCCGGCCGGACTCGTGGGCAGAGGGATGGAGCGCGCGGAGTACGCGCTCTGGGCGGAGCGTTCGTTCGAAGGCTTCCGGCAGAGCTGGACAGACCGCGGCCTGCCGGAGGAACAGGCCCGCGCCAAGGCCGAGTCCAGCCGCCGTCAGCTCCTGCCGGACGGCCTAGCCAGCCCCGGCACCTCGATCGACGTCCTGGTCCACGACGGAGAGGTCGTCGGCCATGTGTGGGTGGGCACTCGGGAGCTGAGCCCCGGTGCGGTCGTCGCGTTCGTCTACGACGTGGAGGTGCCCGAGGAGCGGCGCGGCAAGGGCTACGGCCGCGCGCTGATGCTGCACGCCGAGCGGATCGCCGACGGCATGGGGAGCGGCGCGCTGGGCCTGCACGTCTTCGCGGGCAACGCGCCGGCGATCGGCCTCTACGAATCCCTCGGATACGTGACCACGCACCGCAATCTCTTCAAGACCCTGCTCTGA
- a CDS encoding SsgA family sporulation/cell division regulator produces the protein MNTTVSCELHLRLVVSSESSLPVPAGLRYDTADPYAVHATFHTGAEETVEWVFARDLLAEGLHRPTGTGDVRVWPSRSQGQGVVCIALSSPEGEALLEAPARALESFLKRTDAAVPPGTEHRHFDLDTELSHILADS, from the coding sequence ATGAACACCACGGTCAGCTGCGAGCTGCACCTGCGCCTCGTTGTTTCGAGCGAGTCCTCACTGCCTGTACCCGCGGGCCTGCGGTATGACACGGCCGATCCCTATGCCGTGCATGCCACCTTCCACACCGGAGCCGAGGAGACGGTCGAGTGGGTTTTCGCCCGCGACCTTCTGGCCGAGGGGCTGCACCGGCCCACCGGCACGGGCGACGTCAGAGTCTGGCCCTCACGCAGCCAGGGCCAGGGCGTCGTCTGCATCGCTCTCAGCTCTCCGGAGGGGGAAGCCCTGCTGGAGGCACCGGCGCGAGCCCTGGAATCCTTCCTCAAGCGAACCGACGCCGCGGTGCCACCCGGTACCGAGCATCGGCACTTCGACCTCGACACAGAGCTTTCCCACATCCTGGCCGACAGCTGA